agctgaagatagacaggaagcaggggacagagagagggggaatgacacgcagttaatggccgtccaatgcgggattctaaccagagccagctgcagcgaggactgaagcctctacacacggggcggccgcttaacccactacgctaccgaccacccctgACGGATTTTTCAAGTTCATTAAACAACTTCAAACATACTTCGAtcaaaagatttaaaaataaacgattatttgtttactttattatcagctgataaTTTGTTGTCTATAATTTAATAATCACAATTATACAGACTGATCCTCACTGAACAGTATGTTGTGCATCACTAACAGTACAGAGCAGTGTTTCTATGGAACCAGTGATTTTCTGTGTAGAGGAAATCCACCCTGGTGACTTCACTGACCTCAGTCATGGCGTTGGCCTTGCAGCGCGCACATTTCCAGTCCTTGCTCACAGTGGCTGGATCCACGCCGTAACAGCCtgcaacatacaaacacaaagtctgACACACTGCTGTGGTGGGCTTTTTATGAAGGTCTGTTAGCCTGCGCTGCCACCCAGAGGCAGTGTTCAGTCAGTGCAGGTAATACGATGGTACGTTTCTATGCTAGTGACAcataagaataagaatatgAGCCAGGGTTTGATCAtgtacacacatgctgtgtCACATATTATACTGAGTCCAAGAGTGTGTTTGTACTGACTGGTGTGAACACGGACGCTGCACTGAGAGCAGCTGATGAGCAGGCTGGTTCCATCCTCCTCTAGATGAGGTGTGACCGGCTGCTCCTCACACTCAGAGTCCTcctctgtggtggtggtgaaacaCATCTCTAGGATCAGAGGTTTGGTCCGCATCCACCCGCCGGCCACCACGACAGGACCGTCTACACTGTTCCCACATTCGGTCtgacaacacacagaaacacggAGCTTACACACTATGAAACAAGTCAAATCCTATTCTCAATACTACCTAAAAATAGCAACTTTTCTCCTTTAACAGCTGCTTGTTCACAGGACAGTTAATCTGTCAAGTCAGATATCAGGTGCTACCTCTGGACATAGCCTCTGAGCCTAAATCTGATGCTCTTATATCCCGATCAGCAGACTGGAAAACTCAAATTATGACTCTGTAATCATTAGGTAACATCCAAGATATAATGTATCTGCTCTAATATGTAGACACATATTTATGGAAAATGCCACAGTAATGTAAATAGTAAATGTATGAAGGAGAATAGCCAGTGTCAATCAActgtcactgtttattttgcacTACACTGACATAAGGCTACATATATATGCAGATAAAGCtgcattcacacaggatcagggaGTGCGTCTATATGTGCTGAGCGTAACCTCTGATTTTTTACTGCCACAGCCAAAATACACTACTCCCCACTCACATGAATGGAAAAAGTGCCTTTTTGTCTAGTACTTCCTGTCTGAATGACATCTAACTTCGCAACCAAAGCTGGCCGGTATTTCTGAAACCAACCAAATGTAACAATGCAACTGTAGCGAGAGGGATTTACCTAATTTGATTTACATTCCATTCAAAGTCAGAGTTTAGTTTTTCCTATCTCTATATGTTGGTACAGCTCAACAGAGTACTGGGAATGAGCGGTGAGTGGAGATTACCTGCTGGTATGTTTGGAACAGCATACAGATGGAGCAGTATGGAGGTTTGGAGCCCATGCGCTGGTTGTactccctctcttttttcagGTTGGGAGGTCTGTTCTGCCACAGGTGAGCCAGAGGTTTAGCCCAGCTCTCCCCTTCCAGACCACCCTCCTCTACTCGGGGGGCCTCCTGGGGGGCCTCTGAAGTACAAgagcaacaaacacatttatatcaAATAACAACTAGAGGATGCAAGAGACATTTCTGCATATCAGGCCAATATTAAATGGTTGGTTAGGTGGTTAGGCACCCCTCTTTACAGACCTTCATCACTCATGCCATCCTTTATGAGTGGATGGTGGCCTGGCAGCTGCCCAAGATCACTCTCCGATTCTCCATCTCCAGACATATCTTCAGCAACCTGATGGTCATACACAGCTACTGTTAACATCCAGGCGggaggagttttttttaaaaggccatcactgtgttttttatttttgcatgctCAGCTTATCAACCTATAACCTGCACGCAATCACAGTGAACATTCAGCATCTGTATTTTGTCTTTAGGTGGTGTTTGTGTAGCGTCTTGCagcaaggtaaaaaaaaacaaaacaaaacagctcttcCACAACTTACAACTTGCGTACACACAACTTACAGGCAAAAGGCTCAAACACGTGAAGTACAGCATTAACTGTGTGTAACATCTGTATCCACTCACTGCTTTGCCAACATGTCTGTTGTCCCTCTCCATCTCGCTGTCACTACCCTcgctcttcttctcctctttgagCAGGGCGTCTCCCTCTCCGTAGTCTCCTTTGGCGTAGCTGTGGACGTGCAGGACATCCGCGGGGCTCAGCGTCCTCTGAAACAGTTTGTGCGCCGGACTGCAGCCGTTGCCCGGCTGAGGCTCGTCGTTGTCCTCGGAGCACGGAGCCACCACCTGGCTCTCAACGGGCTCGGGAGGACAGGTGTCTGGAGCCGACACGCcgttcttctctttctttaaagGGCTTCGTCTGTTTGAAGTTTTCTTGGTACTTGCTTTGGACTGGGATTTAGTCTGAGGCTTGGTGTCTTTCTCCTTCTTAGGCTCCGGGTTGACTTTTTCTAAAAGAATAACACAGTAATGATACATGGCAACCATTGGCTTTAAAGTGACAGTTCCATCTCTTAtttgaaggaaagaaaaatcagGTCACAAGAGCCCAGAGctaagaggagaaagaaaaaggtctcaaagctgaaaacattcattctgtgaagtgtgtgttacCTTTATCTGGCTTGACAGGAACTTTAGTTGGAGATTCCTTGCGTGACAGCTTGACCCTCTTTGGCTCCACCTCCTCGGTCTCCGCGGTCAGATCAGGTTTGATGTCTTCTGAGGCTTCAACAGTCTCAAGCTGACGCTTTGTCCCGGCCTGAGGCTTTGGACTGATACATGAGAGACATCAGTGAAGATATGTCTGACAGGACTCAGAGGGAAACACTGATTCCTACAGACTAGTGACAGCAAAGAAACATCTGAGTGAAGTACGTGTACAAACACAACATCTTCAGATGACTGAACTGAATAAACTGCACCACAGATTGAATCTGTAGCTTTTAGCAGGTGCACCTCCTCACTGGTGACTGACAGCAACCTTGTGAGTGATTCACAGTACGTTACTTCCTGCAGTAGCCACAGAAGCAATCAAATCGTGATGACAGTCACAAGCACTTGGCTGCCCGAGCCGTTAATAAACAGTGCTTGAGCAGTAAAGGTCAGTTTCATGCTGAACTGGAACAGACTGAGTGTACTGTATCACTGAACCAAAGACAGTCAGAATCAGCACTTTCTGCAGTATGAGCCATGATGCATTCACTGACCTTTGTGCAAACTGAAAGAGATCTGAACAGAGATGCTATAGCTAAGccagaaaaaaagtaaagaaactacaaactgacagaaacaaTGTGAATCACCAGGGCCTTCAATTGACATCCACAGTACAATGTCTTAAGATTTGTGTAGGCAGCGAGTATATATCAAGACCTTTTGTCCTCCTGGACAGGAGTAGCGGGCTCTTCAGATCCAGCCTCACAGGGACTCTTTGAAGGCTCCATCTTATCTTCTTTCACAAACTCAGCGGCCTCTGGCGTGGGTTTGGAGTGGTCGATGGGAGCGTTGTCTTTTCCTGCTTTCCACAGTTTGTAACGATCTGGCTGAAACTTGCGTACAAACACATCCATGGAGATTTTTACCATGTCCTGACGGCATGAACACTGGgaggaaaacacagaacaacagcagaattagattagatatactttattcatcccaccatgggaAAATTTacttgtatttaatttaatcttaGAAAATGATGACTTGACAACAGTTGCATTCATCGTTGGGGCCGatgacatatttaaatattctagCCTTGTAGTTGAATATTTGAAAAGTTTTATTCCAAGAGGATGATCCTAAGAATGTTAGGATTTATTCTAAAGCAGTACCATCTGGTCTTGACCCTGACCTCTGAAACCTCAAAATGATCCTGGTATTTTAGCCTTACAGGTGGGTTTAACAGAATAATAGTATTCTACCTAAAACTGACATTCAGACAAGATCGGGCATTGTGGcgaaaacacacatttttccgTTAATTTGAGTAGAGGGTCCAGCTGTGCAAGGCCACGAAAACACAGTgatctgctgcagagaagttgGATCTAACGCTGCAGCTGCAATTAGATGCTCAGATCAGTaaaaccctccacagtcagcctgaaatgtctcagaAACAGAGACTCACTAAATTCTGATACTCTACCTGATGTGTtatggctttgtttatttcatgtacctagcttctaaatctgtgtctgactcccccacaccaccacagcagctgatcctgtctgaatgagGGTTTAGATGTTGCAGAGGTTAATGGTTTGGTGGAACCAAAATCTCGTCATTCTTGCTTTGTGCTTGTAAACAAGTGTGTTACAAAATATTGTGACATCATGATCgatacttgtgtgtgtgctcgaaaTGTAGCAGAACACATGGAAGCAGCTGGAGTATTTGCATACAGTTCATCACTGGATTCAGATTCACAGCTGtttactgatgtttttatgtaCCAGTGTTGCCTGTTTTCCGTAATCGATCCATCGCTGGGTGGCGAAGTTGGTGGACTCAGCACAGTTGAATCCATGGTTGAAACCGGCGTGGTAGCCAAACGGGAATGTCACAATGAACTGCCCGGCCTCCTGGGTGACCTGAACACAGAagagacacagaacaacaaGAGCTGGTACATCGTTTAGCTTAAACCGTCACACAGATTTTTCACATCATTGTGTAACTTAagtttattttctgcttgtttatAAAATAATTAGCAGCTTTATTGCTAATTGCAGCACAGAGTAAATGAAAAGTCACCTTCTCAAATGGTATGCCGTATTTTTTCAGGATTGAGGGCGAGATTAAAGTCATCTTGTGGCGCAGGAAGGCTTCACAGCTCTGAGCATTCCCTGGAAAGAAAcctggaaataaagaaaaccatcaGTGAAGACAACCCTCTCCGTTTGTGTAAGACATGTAAACGCAACTGCTATAACGGTCTCTAAGGTACTTTCCATACAGTATAGAGGCTCACTGAAAGCAGCGTTGACTTCCTCTTTAAAACCACTGAGCATGACAGGCTGAAGTAACTTGTGGCCAGTAACCCAGTGGTTAAGATTTGACCATCAATATACTGTGAATGATCCATTTTTACTCTCTCTTTGCATTTCTTCAAGCACCCAACACATACCCTTGGCGAGACGTTCCAGTCTTTTCCCATGTTCTGGTGGGACGACATACCTGAAGAGAAACAAGAGTGCACAAACAGGATGAGGGCCAGCAGAGTAGACAAGCTGCTCTACTTTGAAtgagttgtttgttgttttggagaaCAAAGGCTGTAAATTATAACCACAGAGAAGAATAACTGTTGTTCGCTGGCTCTGTACGTCACTCTGTCTGCAGAAGTAGGGTTAGGATTATTTACACAGACACTGCTAATACATATGCAGCAGTGAGAAGCTGAAAAGCAGTGTGACACGTGTCTGAGGGTGTGTCACTGAATGTACCAGGATTTAGGCTCTCCGAAGTGCAGGTAGTTGATGCTGTACAGATCCATGTCCTCTGTGTGCCAGGCGAAGGCACTCTTCCACATGCCAAAATAGAGGTACGGTGTGTTGACTCCTTTGATCTTAATCCCGCTCTCGCTCTCCACAGTGTCCAGAATGGTGTTGAGACGGCCAATGTTCCATTCAGTCACATCCTACAAAAAGGAGGAATTGAGCAGAGGCTGTGATGACATGCTGGAAAAGATGAACCTATACGAGTGTGTAAGCATCTAAAAGAAATGACGAGATGTGTGCTCCATTTCAACCTATTGCACTCACTGGATCGTACAGCGTTCCGCTGACATCAGCTCCGTAGAGGGGTGGGTTGAAGGTCAGGTTCTTCCAAAACTTCCTCTCCAGCTCGTCGAAATCCACGTATCGAGGATTACAAAACCTGCAGTGAGACGAGATTCAGTCAAAGTCTACTGAATGAGAAGGTTTCAGTCTTAAGGGGATCATCTACTGCATCAGGTAATCCCTGGCTCTGATTTATGATCTAACATGTGCACTGACTTGTCCATGTTGGAGGTCTTGCGGAACTCGTGGACGGTCATCGGCTTTTTCTGGATGTTGTACTGGGTGAACAGTCCGGACTGGCCGGTCACCACTTGCTGAATGGGAGCAGGAATCACCAGGTCGTCGATGTCATCGTACGTCCGTCGAGGTTTCCAGTCTTTAGGTGGAATAACCTGCAGGagaagaacagaacagagacattTCTGTTAGAGAGACTGAGAGCAGGAGAGCACGACTCAGACAGCAGGTAGTACTCACTACAGATTTCTAACTGGGTCAGATTGGCTGTTGTCCCTGAAAATCTCAGTTTGACTGACGGCAGCTTGACAgcaatctaaaaaaataatgaagtgcATGAAGTAGAAATATACATGATCACAAATTTACCATGTGAACTATTATTATAATTCTATAATTATAACTCCACTGATTCCACTGATACGCTGACACAATGCATAAATATGGGTTCGTTCGGTCATTCATCCTGTGCCATGCTTCCTCTGGTGACTGTACCAtaacacaataaataatctttgtgAAGCAGCCACAGGAAATATTCATTTCACATTAATACTAATATGCAAATTTCAAGCAATGTCTTTCTTTGGCTTTGCTTCAGGTAATGCGTTGGACtaattctgtttttaacttCAGCTTGTTTCTGTACCGCTTGTTTTGTTTACTGCAAACTACAGAACCAAATGTGGTCCTCGGACTGAACGCCACATAgttcctgaaggctgcaccatcgaTATGTGAATGTGCGTGAATGGTTAGCTCACAAAAATGACGAACACTTGGCACCTTGCACTGTCAACACACCGTATCACAATAACCTGACAAGACATACTTTACTTACCTTTGCCATTCCAGCTTTGTGTGCTCCTTGTGACTCCATGTAGGCAATATAGCGGGTGAAGTCCTTAAACTCCTCCTTGGAGGGAGTGAAGGTCATTATCCTGGAGCCCACGCTTTGGGCCGGTGTGTCTGTGGTCATTTTTGGGATTGTTTCCTTTGACCTCAACTCTgattgggggggaaaaaaaacacagacatgaatgCAGGTGACATGTCTGACAGCGTGTGGTTCACTTTAAAGTGTCAGCTCTGTGCAATTATTGTTACAGTAAGAGACCGTCCGATAGAcgagaccagaccagaccagacaaTTCTCTGTTATCACACAAAGTATACAACATGTCATGGTGAACAGAATTAATGCTCTTAAACATCATGTGTATTGTTTGTCAAAACAGTAAGGAGGCTGTCACTGTATTTTCTTCAACCATGACACTTACACCCAGTCACACCTGGCCTTAATTTACACAGAGAGAACTTCAAACTCACTTTCTGACTTGTACAACCGTTACTTGatttgtgaaaacagaaaaactttcTCCAAAAgataaaagagaataaaaatgtttagtACTTTTATGCATTCAAGTTGCTGCTAGCTACCGTTATGCCACTAAAGACCTGACTTACGTTACATTATTACCGAGgcagtgttttctttgagtGGAGTTAACCAACTTTAAGCTGGCGGCCATTAAAGCCTAAACTCTGACATTACGGACTTTACCAGCAAAAACCACCAAGAGTTGCGGCTCCGCCGTTTTTAACCCTGATTGGATAAAACCTTCATTAGTTCTGAATCCTCGGCCTGTGATTGGTCCGACGCCACGCCCGTCACGCGCCGTGGCCCACTGACAGCGCTGCTCCTCGGGAAAAATATTTAGCTAGTCCGCTAGCTAACGTAGCTAACTGCAAGATAACGTCAAAGTGTAgtcaacaagaaaaacaaaccaagccGCTGTCACGCTCAGGAGCGAACAGCAGGTCACCATCATTTACAAGTCGATACGAGTGGCCCTGTCAAAGCGGATAATAACGACTGAGAGCAGAAGCAGTGCATAGCGGACTCGGAGATGTGACAGCTGCCTCGGCTCTCAGCTAACGTTCACTAGCAAACACGGCTTGTTGCTGACCGTCAGTTTCTCGTGCACAAACTTAAGAGTTACTGCTACTTTccccacacaaacaaactcgtCCCGAAGTGTCAAACATTCACTTACACACGCCGAAATGCTGACGAGTTGTTATTTTCTCAGATCACAGGTAGTAAGAGGAGAAATACAGACATCATCAGTCCGGGTAGAAAAGACAGTCCTCCATTATTCCAGTGACGCATgcccagtgtgtgtttgtttacatggagcTCGGTGGGCGGGGCTTCCGTTGTGCCCCAGCCAATCACAACACCCACTTTTTCTCCAAACCATGCCTCATACAGAGATTCACATTCTGTCAGAGATGAGTTAGAAAACACACCTTAGAAGAAATTATGATATAATATGTTATTGTTCTGTATCTAAAGCACCCTAGTAAAAAAAGagtacattacaatactctttttatatatcattcCACTTTTATCCtaagtacttgtctgttttaaaggttgattgtttttcgtgtttattgtgggtttttttttg
Above is a window of Larimichthys crocea isolate SSNF chromosome XVII, L_crocea_2.0, whole genome shotgun sequence DNA encoding:
- the kdm4aa gene encoding lysine-specific demethylase 4A, with product MTTDTPAQSVGSRIMTFTPSKEEFKDFTRYIAYMESQGAHKAGMAKVIPPKDWKPRRTYDDIDDLVIPAPIQQVVTGQSGLFTQYNIQKKPMTVHEFRKTSNMDKFCNPRYVDFDELERKFWKNLTFNPPLYGADVSGTLYDPDVTEWNIGRLNTILDTVESESGIKIKGVNTPYLYFGMWKSAFAWHTEDMDLYSINYLHFGEPKSWYVVPPEHGKRLERLAKGFFPGNAQSCEAFLRHKMTLISPSILKKYGIPFEKVTQEAGQFIVTFPFGYHAGFNHGFNCAESTNFATQRWIDYGKQATLCSCRQDMVKISMDVFVRKFQPDRYKLWKAGKDNAPIDHSKPTPEAAEFVKEDKMEPSKSPCEAGSEEPATPVQEDKSPKPQAGTKRQLETVEASEDIKPDLTAETEEVEPKRVKLSRKESPTKVPVKPDKEKVNPEPKKEKDTKPQTKSQSKASTKKTSNRRSPLKKEKNGVSAPDTCPPEPVESQVVAPCSEDNDEPQPGNGCSPAHKLFQRTLSPADVLHVHSYAKGDYGEGDALLKEEKKSEGSDSEMERDNRHVGKAVAEDMSGDGESESDLGQLPGHHPLIKDGMSDEEAPQEAPRVEEGGLEGESWAKPLAHLWQNRPPNLKKEREYNQRMGSKPPYCSICMLFQTYQQTECGNSVDGPVVVAGGWMRTKPLILEMCFTTTTEEDSECEEQPVTPHLEEDGTSLLISCSQCSVRVHTSCYGVDPATVSKDWKCARCKANAMTENCCLCSLRGGALQKANNNKWVHVLCAVAVLEARFVNITERSPVDLSGIPLQRFKLKCYYCKKRMKKASGCCVQCSHGRCPTAYHPTCAQAAGVLMQPDEWPFVVHVTCCRHKGPTQIERNKAAMHELTVGQKVICKHKNGRYYQCDVVQLSKETFYEVNFDDGSFSDNLFPEDIVNRDCAQLGPPPQGEVVQVRWTDGLVYGAKFVAAHAIHMYLVEFEDGSQLTAKRDDVYSLDEELPKRVKSRLSKASDMRFDGIFEEKEIIQESKRQRVINSRYRGDYIEPVIYRAIME